A genomic stretch from candidate division WOR-3 bacterium includes:
- the murJ gene encoding murein biosynthesis integral membrane protein MurJ, whose protein sequence is MADIAKGVRAFTVGTAVSRVLGLIRESVFAYLFGAGMATDAFNAAFRIPNLFRDLFAETALSAAFIPVLTEEKQKGKEQQNLLASNVFNILLITAGIVVVAGIIFSPYIVRIVAFGFGSIPDKIDLTARLTAVIFPFLLFIAFAAWAMGYLNTEQEFFVPSLAPAFFNIFSIAVPVILFSYLVNQGVEPIFGMAIGVLLGGLMQFSVQLPMLFKKGFHYRFHLSFTDPNIKRIFKLFLPVAIGLAASRINVTVDTILISLLQERSMTWLNYAFRIMHLPLGLFGIAVGTVALPTLSQCVAAEDHTAVKETFFDSLKLVFFLTVYAGIIIAFLSYPITKIIYERGKFTPFDTWATTQALILYVIGIPFIAGIRNVAAVFYAYKDARTPMYASFAAVGVNIILNLILMRFIGFRAFPLSTTISSFLNLSILFYFLPGKIGGFKTAPLIKYFIFLLIASGAAGFLSLGLNKYLTTIIGLSFAGQAVTLLLSVVSSFILFYLICLMLGVKEVKDYIRRLTSMKK, encoded by the coding sequence ATGGCTGATATTGCAAAGGGAGTGAGGGCGTTCACCGTCGGAACGGCTGTCAGCCGTGTCCTCGGTCTGATCAGGGAATCGGTCTTTGCTTATCTTTTTGGTGCGGGAATGGCGACCGACGCATTCAACGCCGCATTCCGCATTCCCAACCTCTTCAGGGATCTTTTTGCGGAGACCGCACTCTCCGCCGCTTTCATTCCGGTATTAACCGAAGAAAAGCAGAAGGGAAAAGAACAGCAGAATCTTCTTGCCAGCAATGTCTTCAATATCTTACTCATTACTGCTGGAATTGTTGTTGTCGCAGGAATAATCTTTTCTCCTTATATCGTCAGAATCGTCGCCTTTGGCTTCGGTTCGATCCCTGATAAAATAGATTTGACGGCGCGGCTCACCGCAGTGATCTTTCCGTTCCTGCTCTTCATCGCCTTTGCCGCCTGGGCAATGGGTTATCTCAATACCGAACAGGAATTTTTTGTACCATCACTGGCACCCGCCTTCTTCAATATCTTTTCAATCGCGGTTCCGGTCATCCTCTTCAGTTATCTGGTCAACCAGGGGGTTGAACCGATCTTCGGAATGGCGATAGGGGTCCTGCTCGGCGGCCTGATGCAATTCTCTGTTCAACTGCCGATGCTGTTTAAAAAAGGATTTCATTATCGATTCCATCTGAGTTTCACCGACCCGAATATTAAAAGGATATTCAAACTCTTTTTACCGGTGGCGATCGGACTGGCGGCGTCCCGTATAAATGTCACGGTGGACACGATCTTGATCTCGCTGCTCCAGGAACGAAGTATGACCTGGCTCAATTATGCCTTCAGAATCATGCATCTGCCCCTGGGCCTCTTCGGTATCGCCGTGGGAACCGTCGCTCTGCCGACACTGTCTCAGTGTGTCGCTGCTGAAGACCATACCGCAGTGAAAGAAACATTCTTCGACTCGCTGAAATTGGTCTTCTTCCTCACGGTATACGCCGGAATCATCATCGCCTTTTTGTCATATCCGATCACGAAAATAATCTATGAAAGGGGTAAATTTACACCCTTTGACACCTGGGCCACGACCCAGGCTTTGATTCTCTATGTGATCGGGATTCCCTTTATCGCGGGGATACGTAATGTCGCGGCGGTCTTCTATGCCTACAAAGACGCCAGAACTCCGATGTATGCAAGTTTTGCCGCGGTCGGAGTCAATATCATCCTGAATCTCATCCTGATGCGATTCATCGGTTTCAGGGCATTTCCCCTTTCCACCACGATCTCTTCTTTCTTGAATCTTTCCATCCTGTTCTACTTCTTGCCTGGAAAGATCGGCGGATTTAAAACAGCACCTTTGATAAAGTATTTTATCTTCCTGCTCATCGCCTCGGGTGCAGCCGGTTTTCTAAGTCTGGGCCTGAATAAGTATCTGACGACCATCATCGGTCTTTCTTTCGCCGGTCAGGCAGTCACCCTGCTGTTGAGTGTAGTATCTTCTTTTATTCTCTTCTATCTTATCTGCCTTATGCTGGGGGTCAAAGAGGTAAAAGACTATATAAGAAGACTCACAAGTATGAAAAAAT